The Streptomyces sp. NBC_00597 DNA segment TTGTGCGGCCCGAACGGGTCGCCCTCGGGGACATCGAGGGGGCTCTGCTGGGGCATGGGGTACTGCCTCGCTTTCGACGCGGTCCGGGGGTGTCCCGGTGGCTGGTTGATACGTTACGTGCCCAGTGGGACCTGTGGGAGGCCGGATTCGGGCTCTATTTGTAGGACTTGTCCAATGGGGTCCGTATCCTTGCGCCGTGACTTCCGCTCCGCTTTCGGCCCTCCCCTTCACCCTGATCGCCACTGACCTGGACGGGACCCTGCTGCGCGCCGGAGACACCGTCTCCGCGCGCTCCTACGCGGCGCTCGCGACGGCGCGCGCCGCCGGCGCCCAGCACATCATCGTCACCGGACGCCCCGTCCCGCAGGTCCGGCACGTCCTGGACGACCTCGGCTACACAGGGCTCGCGGTGTGCGGGCAGGGCGCGCAGGTGTACGACACGGCGCGCGGGCGCCTGCTGCACTCCGTGGAGATGGACCGGGAGCTGGCGGAGGTGGCGCTCGGGAAGATCGAGGCGGAGATCGGAGAGGTCTACGCGGCGGTCGACGGGGAAGGCGTGGACGCCGAGATGCTGATCGCGCCCGGCTACCGGATGCCGCACCCGCACCTGCCGACGGTGCGGGTACCGCGTCGGTCCGACCTGTGGACCGCACCGATCAACAAGGTGCTGCTCCAGCACCCGGAGCTCGACGACGACGAACTGACCCGGGTGGCCCGCGGGGTCGTCGGCCACATGGTCAACGTGACGATGGCGGGGGAGCACACGGTGGAGCTCCAGCCGCCGGGCGTCAGCAAGGCGAGCGGGCTGGCCCTGGCGGCGCAGGTGCTGGGCGTCGGCCCGGCGTCGACGATCGCCTTCGGCGACATGCCGAACGACGTCCCGATGTTCGCGTGGGCGGCGCACGGCGTCGCGATGGCCAACGCCCACCGCGAGCTGGTGGCCGTGGCCGACGAGCTGACGCTGTCCAACGAGGAGGACGGCATCGCGGTGGTCCTGGAGCGCCTCTTCGCCTGACGGCCGGGCCTGTCGGCCGGGCCTGTCGGCCGGGCCTGTCGGCCGGGCCTGTCGGCCC contains these protein-coding regions:
- a CDS encoding HAD family hydrolase, producing the protein MTSAPLSALPFTLIATDLDGTLLRAGDTVSARSYAALATARAAGAQHIIVTGRPVPQVRHVLDDLGYTGLAVCGQGAQVYDTARGRLLHSVEMDRELAEVALGKIEAEIGEVYAAVDGEGVDAEMLIAPGYRMPHPHLPTVRVPRRSDLWTAPINKVLLQHPELDDDELTRVARGVVGHMVNVTMAGEHTVELQPPGVSKASGLALAAQVLGVGPASTIAFGDMPNDVPMFAWAAHGVAMANAHRELVAVADELTLSNEEDGIAVVLERLFA